From the Paenibacillus sp. MMS20-IR301 genome, the window CTGAATTGCATCATCCGTCTTTTTGTATAGATACCCGGCATACACTCCAGTTCCGATAATGGCAGCACCTGCGGCAAGACTAATGCCCATCATAATTTTGCTTATTGTAGTCCGCTTTCGTTTGTAAAACATAATGTCCTCCATTCCGTTCCCGTACCATCATCAACCTCTGCTTACCGGTCCTGCTGCACCATGGGGTTCTCATACTTTCCCTGATACGCATTGTTCGATAACAGCTGTAATTGATTATCATACAGCGTATAGATATCCAGCCCATTTCCTGCCTCTCCAAGTGACCAGCCCAGGGCAAGCTCATTATGCCCATCATCATCAACATCGAAGAATCCCGCATAATCAAGGCCGTATCCGAAGCCCTTAACTTCCGTAATTTTCTGCCATGCTTCATTTTCCTGCCTGAACAGCATCGCTTCTTTCGTAAGAATCCTGTTTCTGCTGTACTCATACACAACAACAGCTTCATCAATGCCGTCCCCGTCCATATCTCCGAAGGAGATGGCATGATCCTCATGCCCTTTGAGCGGAGTGATTAGCCGGGCGTTCTTGGGAAGCCATTTACTGAATTCCCGGCCCGTTGTGTCCCGCTGCTGGCTTGCCTCTGAGGAAGGAGGCTTTATCAGCTCTCCCGGCGATACCGGGAGTCCGCATCCTCCAAGCAAAAGTAACGATATGAATAAGAAAACGGTCTTCCCGCATTTGCATGGCATCTGGACCATCGGCTCCCTCGCTTATGCACATGTATAGTATTGTATCTGTGAAAGAAACAAAAGTGGTTATGAAATAGTTAAAATGGCTCCGCTATTCATAGGCAAGTCTATTTCGACCATCGTACCTTTGCCTAATGTACTGCTGATCCGCAGCTCTCCATGATGCAATTTAATGATCTGCTCAGCGATGGCTAAACCAAGACCGCTGCCTGCCGCCTGCTGATCCGCTTTATAGAATTTTTGCCGCACATGATCCAGATCTGCCGCTGCAATGCCCGGTCCGGTATCTGTGACCGCAACTATAACTTTCCCGGAATCCGTACGCGCGCTTATAAGAATGTGACCCGGAGCATGGGTGAATTTGAGTGAGTTATCTATCAGATTAATCATGACCTGCTTCAGCCGGTTCCCGTCAGCTTGTATAACAGGCAGGTTCTCTTCTATGCTCATTTCGAGTCTGACGCCTTGCCGGGTTGCTCTGGGGGTAAGCTGTCTGCAGATATGCTTCAACAGCCCCGCTACATCCACAGATGCGGGCTGGATCGTAATTCTCCCGTTGTCCAGCTTGGAGAAATCCAATAATTCATCCACCATATGAGTTAACCTGTCACTTTCAGCTTCGATGATATCGAGGCCCTCATGGAACAGAGAGAGGTTGCCGGCCCCGCCCGCCTTCATGGTGATAACCCAGCCTTTAATCGAGGTTAGAGGTGTCCGCAGTTCATGCGATACAGAAGCTATAAAGTCATTCTTAAGCTGTTCGCTTTTCGATATCTGGCTGGCCATCATATTAAACGTATCCGCCAAGGAACCAAGCTCGTCATTATAGCGCTTCTGCACTCTAATATTGAAATTGCCTCCGGTCATCCGGTCTGCCGCCTGCTTCAGGTCTTTTATCGATCTGGTTATGGTCCAGGACAAAAATAATCCGGGTAATGTAACGACACCGATTACGAGCAGGCCGGCCCCAATCAGCAAAATTGTAATTTGATTAACTGTATTTATCGTTTCCGTTAAGGATGTAATAAACCGTACTTCGCCTACGGTGCTGCTCTGATTCAGTAAAGGATAGGATACAGCTAAAATAACTTCCCCTGTTGCCGGGTCCTTTCCCCTCCAGCTGCCTGGCTGCCCTTCTATCGCTGCTTGTATATCGATGTAATCCTTCAAATTGGTGTCACCTTGCATGCCATTCGAATCCTGCAGCAGTTGTCCTGCAGAATTAATCACCTGTACCTGTGCATTGGAATAGCTGGTAAACCCCTTCAACAGCCTGCCGGACTGTTCTTCCAGATCTTCTTCGTCAAAATATTGCTGATAAAAGGAAGCTGACAGCTCAGCCTGATTCATTAACGTCTGCTCTATGTTATGAAAATAGTAATAACGTACAGAAAAAATAAGAATAATTTCAAGAATGAGCACAGTAAGACAAATAACTATAAGGTAGCTTCCTACCAGTCTTTTCTGAATACCCATTCTTCAACCATCCTTCCTAAAGCGGTAACCCAGACCCCAAATCGTCTCCAGCCAATGCGGGTTAGAGGCATCTTCTTCAATCTTCTCTCTTAGCTTACGCACATGAACATCTACCGTCTTCGGATCACCTACATAATCCTCACCCCAGACCAGATTCATCAATTCATTTCTGGATAGCGCTGTGTCCGGATGCTCCAGAAAAGCCTTCATTAACAGAAATTCCTTCGGGGTTAATTCAATGCTGTCATCATGTTTGAACACCTTGTTCGAGTTCAGATCAAGCCGGATCGGTCCGGCATGGAGTACCATTCGTTGAGGCTTACCCGCTGCTTCTGTACGCCGTAGTATAGCCTTGATCCTTGCCACCAGTTCTAAAGGGTTAAACGGCTTCACAATATAATCATCGGCACCGATTTCAAGACCGTGTATCTTATCCAGATCCTGCCCGCGTGCAGTCAGGAAAATGATGATTACCCCGGGGTCCTTCTCTCTTAGCTTACGGCAGACTTCAAATCCGTTAGTATCCGGCAGCATGATGTCCAGAACGATAACATCCGGCTGGTTTGTTTCAAAGCTGTGCATGGCTTCCGAGCCAAATGCAGCCTCACTTACTGTGAATCCGCTATTGGCTAGATTAATCGATATGAAACGTCTGATATTATCCTCATCTTCTACAATAAGCACATGATTGCGATCAATAGTGTCCACGGGTCCTCCTAATCATATTAATCAAATTAGTTATAATCTTTCTCCACAAACCTTACTAAGGTATGACTGGTGGAGTCAAGTCCGCCGCCTCCAATCTGGAGAGCGGAATGATCAATCCTATGATCTCCGCCCGCCCATAATATATGATCAGCTTTGAATAAACGGCTTCAATCGCTGAAGTAATCTCTGCATCTGCTCCGAACATTGTCCATACAGCTGCTTCGCCTCTTTATTCTGTGTAGACAAACTGAACAGCTCCAGATCGGCTTCGCATTTCTTCAGCAGAGCATAGAGCTGCGGTTTATCCTGCGGCTGCTGTACCTGTACACTATCGGCGTAGAGGTCAACCGTCAGTTCACCATAGGAATCCACCTGCCCCAGAAAAACATTCTCTACCGTCAGATTTTGCTTCTCCAACTGATCCTGCAGCCAGGAGCGGGACAGATTTATCGTATCGAGAGGCTCATCCAGTATTTTACCGTCCATAATTACCGCCTGGGTCTCCCGTTCAGGGGCCACCTTAATCCCGAGATGCTTCGGCGTCAGCGGCTGATTCTCCCGGGTCAGCAGCACGTTGACCGCTCCATCTGACTCCATTATGGCAAACTCAACATCCGCTACCTTGAAAACATCCTTTTTGCGCAGCTCCTCTAACAATTCATCAGTGGTCAGCTTCTCTTTTTTCAGATTATCCTCCAGAATTTTACCATTCCGGATAAGCACAGTGGACTTAAAGTCAATGAAGTCTCTCGCCTTCTTGCTCTTGATCTGCAGATACTCAATACCGAGGGAAAAGGCACCCCAGACAATCAGGGCGATCAGCCCGAGATGCCAGGTTTTGTCTGTATCCAGCGAGACATAGGCCGCAAGGTTCCCGATGGTAATCCCCGTTATATATTCGAAGAAGGACAGCTGTGAAACCTGCCGTTTCCCCAGGATTTTGGTCAGGAAAAAAAGCATGAAAACAGCAGAAATAGTCCTCACTATGACCTCAAGTGATTCGTGCATGGTTATACCCCCTGTGTGTTGTTCATTATCTGCTTAAGCAGCTTCATTATTTGTCAAAACAGGGGGAGTTTAACCAAGAGAAAAAATTCCTGCTGGCATAGGAAGGCCTTATTCTGCCTGATGGGGTTTATTACCTGAATAGCAAGCCGGCGGGTGCGGATAATATATTGCGATGCCACTATTCCTACATGAAACCGGGAGGTCTTGACCAATGACTGTTGCCTCGCAAGTAAAGACATGTGTAGCCTCGTTAAAGAGCGCCCAGGCCAGCCTTGAGCAATTCGCTATGGAAACGCAGAATGAGGAGGCCAAGACGCTGTTCACCAATGCTGCCGAGCAAACCCAGCAGATCGTGGAGCAGGTCGAGGGCCGTGTGACCCAGCTGGAGAAAGAAGAACCGCAGTACCGGGGCTTCTAGCTGTTGATTTCGCCGGACGGCAAACAGGCTGATCCCCGCCGGAGTATTCCGGTGCCGGGATCAGCCTGTTTGATTAGCGAATGATGATCTGCATAAATTCCGCAATATCCAGCTTCACGCCGCGCCGCGCACTCTCTAGCGCACCAAGCACCATCGCCATGCTGTAACGGTTATCCCGGCAGTCGGTCTCGGCAGGGCGCTGCTCCGCCAGGGAGCGGAACATCTCGGCGAGACAGCCGTGATGGAACGTCTCCTCCATCTGCACCTCTGCCCCTTCCACCCGTTCATAATCACGGAGGAACTGGCCGGAATCCGCTCCGCCTGTAATGACCTCGGCATAGGGCTGGCCCCGGCCGTCCCAGATGGCGGCACCGCGCTCCCCTTGAATCCGCCAAGCGGCTTCCCAGGAAGTAGGCGCACCCTCAGCGCACCATGAGCCCTGATAACAGAACACAGAACCGTCCGACATCTCAAAGATACAGACCGCCGCCGCATTCCCCGCATACCAGGAGCCCGGAGGATTGAATTCCTGGCAATACACGCTGAGCGGATCAGCGCCGCTGATAAAGCGCGCCTGATCGAAGGTATGAATAGCCATATCCAGCAGCAGCGGACTGTCCATGGCTTCCCGGAAGCCGCCGAAATGCGGGGCGAGGAAGAATTCAGCCGAGATATACCCTGTGCGGCCGATGGTTCCTGCTGTAATCAGCTCCCGCAGTGAGCGGATCCGCGGATCATAGCGGCGGTTCTGCATAACCGCATGACTCAGGCCGGTCTGCTCAGCAATGTTAACGATTTCATTACATTGTGCCATGGTCTCTGCAAGAGGCTTCTCGGTGAAGACATGGCATCCCGCCTCCAGCGCAGTACTGGCAATGGCGAAGTGGCTGGACGGCACCGTAACATCAAATACAAGGTTAGCCCCGCTTTCTGCAATGGCCCGGGACACTTCTGTAAATACTGGACAGGATAGACCGTGCTTCGCCGCCATTGCCTCAGCGGATTCCAGCCGGATATCGACCAGTGCGGCAATTTCCATTCCGGCATGCTTCAGTACATAGCTGATCCACTCATTAGCCATTGCACCGCAACCGGCGACAACAATACGATATTCAGCATTCATAAGTAACTCCCCCCGCCTTCCCGGTTATAGCGGATTCGGCACGAAGCTGCCGCCCCGGCATTGTTTGAGATAATTCAGTGCATGGACCTGGCCCGTCATCTCCAGCTCATCCCGGTAGACCGGATCATGCCAGCCTTCAATATCAATTGTTCCTTTGTATCCGGCTTGACGCAGGATCGAGATGACATCAGTCCAGTTCGTATCCCCGAAACCCGGTGTGCGGTGCCAGACATACTCGTCAGGGCCATGGATTCCGTACTCCTTGATGATATCCCAGGCGATTGTCGCGTCTTTGCCGTGAACATGGAATATCTTATCCGTCCATTTCCGCAGCTGGGGAATCGGGTCAATCAGCTGGACCATCTGATGGCACGGCTCCCATTCAAGTCCCAGGTTATCGGCGTTAACGGAATTGAACATTTTCTCCCAGGCAGTAGGGTTATGGGCAATATTCCAATCCCCGGACTGCCAGTTGCCGCCCATCGAGCAATTCTCGAAAGCGATTCTAAGACCACGCTCCGCTGCACGCTTCGCCAGCTCGCCGAACACCTCGGCGAATTTCGGGATCGATTCGTCGATCGACACGCCGGGCAGCCGTCCGGTGAAGCCGGAGACCATGTCCGTTCCGAACAGATGGGCATGATCGATCAGCCGCTCCCAACTGGCGAGTGTGTCTGCATTGTCACCTGTCCCGGTCAGCGGATTGCCGAAGATGCCTACAGTAGATATAACGAAATTATGCTCAGCAGCCAGCTCACGTACCCGCGCAGCCGTATCTGCAAGGTCTGTTGCTCCGGTGCTCTGCCAAAAAGTCAGGCTGAAGGATTCAAACCCGTGAGGGGCAATCTGGGGAATAACTCTGAGCGCATCTCCGCCGCCAACCAGTGTACCGATTCTTAATGTATCTTGCATCTTGTATACCACTCCAATATTGGTTTATAGTGAATTCAACAACCCAAGTATATAGCTCATTTCGGGCAAAATCTCTTCTTATCTTGTGTTAAACTAGCTGAATATTGCGGGAGTTGAACCTAACATGACTTATCCGAAGGAGCTGAAGGAATATCCCCAGCTGGAGGAGAACACGTATCCGTTCCGCCTGTTCTTCAATCATTGCCCGGACGCTAAGCCTGAACAGAACATTCTGTTTCTGCACTGGCATGAGCATTTCGAGATTATTATCATGCGTGAAGGCCGGGCCATCTTTCATGTTGACAGCAAGCCTTATGAAGCCGGACCCGGAGATGTGCTGATGGTACCGTCCGGCGGTCTGCATGTCGGTTATAGTTTGCAGAGGGGCGATATCTCTTATGTGTCGATTGTCTTTCATGCTTCCTTATTCAAGGATCTGAGCCAGGACACACAGCATGAGCTGTTCGTTGCCCCTTATCTCAGCAATCTGTACCAGTTCCCTGTGAATCCTGCCAGGCAGAATCCGGTCTGTGCCGACTATTATCATGTGCTCGAACGGATTATAGACGAGGCGGAAGCCAAAGAGCCTGCTTACCAGCTCGTAATCAAGAATCTGCTGCATTTGTACTTCACGCTGCTCTCGCGCACATTTCCGCCCCGGCAGATGAACGACCGCGGCCATTCCATCAACCGGGAACGCTTCAAGCCGCTGCTTGCACTCCTGGAATCGCATGTCGATCAGCAGATGACGCTTGAGAGTGCTGCCCGGTTCGTCAACCTGAACCTTTTTCATTTCTGCAAAACCTTCAAGAAACTGACCGGCCGCACTTTTGTAGACTATGTGAACCAGTGCCGAATGAATGAGGCGCAGCGGCTGCTGCTGGAGACCGGTTTAAGCATCACAGAAATATCGGGAAGAGTCGGCTGCGACAATCCCAATTATTTCACTAAGCTGTACAAGCAGTACAAAGGCCAGACCCCTTCGCAGGCCCGCAAAAAACAACACCGCTGACTGATTAACTCAGTGAGCGGTGTCAGGCTTGGTTCAATTACTGTTGCCCTGCTCTTAATGCCGGTCCGCCAGTTCCAGACGGCGCACCGTTGCCTGTGCAGGCAACGATTCAAGGATCAGGCCGGTGCTCCACAGCCGGACTGTATCGCCGACATGCAGTTCATCTTGGGCAAGCTCATTCCCTGCTTCATCATAGAGCTGTGAAGACGTATTAATCGTGAACCAGTATGTCGGGATGTCCCGTTCAGGCTCCTGAATAAGAATTCTGCTGAGTCCCTCTTCCTCAATAGCCGTGATCTCACCTGTGACTTCAGGGCTGCCCAGCTCTTTTACCGTTATCTTCAGCATCCCCGGATCAATCAGATCGTGAAGTTTGTTAACCACAGCCGGACCAGCCTCCTGCGGTACGGTGATTCCAATGCAGTTATTCTGCACATCAAGCTCTGCGCTATACAGATTCAGCGGGCTGTCTTGACCCTGATTAGCCAGCAGATCGTATGCCGCCTGCAGCTCCTGAATCGGGTACTTCACATCATGCAGCACATAGCTGCCTGCCGTGAAGCGTTCAGCAAATTTCGCTTCTGTCGCCTGATCCAGACCAACTATATTTACATGCAGTGTACTATCTCCAAGATAGATATCACCGTTATCCTTCTCCAGGCTATTCAGAAAGCTGCGGACATTCCCCAGATGTGCCGCTTCAACAGGACCATCAGCCGGCGGGCTTCCACCGCCAGCAGTAACTGCATTGGTATCCGCAACCGGTTCTCTGCCGCTGCTATAATCCGCTTTATCCACGCAGCCTGAAATAAGCAGCATTATTACCGCTATAATTCCAATCCATCGCCCCCGGATTGCCATCTTTACCGCCTCCTTCACCTCACCGCTTCCTTATCTCTCAAACGCGGGCTGGAAGGAAAAGGTTGCAGTAATCCGGACTGAAGGCCCTGCTTACATTTCAGAGATTTGTACCCAGCGCCGCTCTGCAATAGAGCGGTCCACCGCCTCCAGCACCGCCTGGCAGTTCACGCCATCGCGGAAATTCGGCTGCGGCTGGCGGCCCTCTTCAATAGCCTGGGACAACTCCAGCATCTCATGGATGAACGTATGCTCGAAGCCGATCGTATGACCCGGCGGCCACCAGGCTTCCGCATAGTCATGTGCAGGATCGGTTGCCAGCACCCGCCGGAAGCCTTGAACATCCTCGTCATCCGAGGTCAGATAGACCTCCAGCTCATTCATCCGCTCGAAGTCAAACTTCACGCTGCCGAGACTGCCGTTAATCTCGAATGAATTCGTCGAGCGGTGGCCTGCGGCAAAGCGCGTCGCTTCGAAGCTGCCCAGGGCACCGCCAGCAAACCTGGCAAGGAACAGAGTAGCATCATCTACTGTCACCGGTCCGCGCGGTGCATCCTTGCTGGCCTTCGCACTGAGACCGGTCATGGCTTCCGCCAGCGGCCGCTCCTTGACAAAGGTCTCGCTCATCCCGATTACTTCCTGTACATCACCTACAAGGAAATGCGCCAGATCAATCAGGTGCGCCCCCAGATCGCCATGCGAGCCTGAGCCGGCCACCTCCTTCTGGAGCCGCCAGACCAGCGGGAATTCAGGGTCGAGAATCCAGTCCTGGAGGAACCAGGCCCGGAAATGATAGATGGTCCCGAGCCGCCCGCTCTCAATCAGCCGCTTCGCCAGCCGGACTGCCGGGGAGAAGCGGTAATTGAAGCCGACCATATGGGCAATGCCTGCAGCCTCAGCTGCTGCAAGCATCTCGCGGGAATCCGCCAGATTCAGCGCCAGCGGCTTCTCACAGAAGATATGCTTGCCCGCAGCGGCTGCCGCCAGCGCAATTTCCTTATGCGCGTTGCTCGGCGCATTAATATCAATCAGGTCAATATCATCACGGGCGATCAGGTCTCTCCAGTCAGTCACACTTTCCGACCAGCCAAGCTGGCCGGCTGCCGCCTGCACCGCTTCCTCATTCCGTCCGCAGATGGCCGACATTTGCGGCTTCAGCGCCTGCGGGAAGAACATCGGCAGGGTGCGGTACGCATTGCTGTGGGCTTTTCCCATAAACTTATAACCTATCATTCCGATTCGCAGCTGTTTCATTCGCAGTCCTCCTCAATAGGGTTCACTTCGCAATCAGACCAGCACAGGAGACATGGGCTATGTATGAGCCGGTTATGTTTCCATGTTTCAGCTATAAATGTACACGCATACATTTTCTCATCTGGACCGGTCCCAGTCAATCTGCCTGAACCCTGAACCGTCCATAATCTCATACATTGACCAGCATAATTACACCTGTCACCGTCAGCGTACTGAGCAGTGTGGAGAAGAATACCGCCTGGGAAGAGAACTCCGGCTCATTATCGAATTCTACCGCAAGCAGCACAGAGCTGAGCGAGGTCGGAACAGCCGAGGATACAATCAGCGCCTTCGCGACCAGCCCGTCCATCCCGAGCGCCCAAAGTGTCAGTGCAGCAACTGCGGGACCGGCCAGCAGCCTGAGCGTAACGGATAAGGTAAGATCCAGCGCTTTGCCGCGCGGTAGCGACCATTTCATGGAACCCAGCTGCACACCCA encodes:
- a CDS encoding DUF421 domain-containing protein; translated protein: MHESLEVIVRTISAVFMLFFLTKILGKRQVSQLSFFEYITGITIGNLAAYVSLDTDKTWHLGLIALIVWGAFSLGIEYLQIKSKKARDFIDFKSTVLIRNGKILEDNLKKEKLTTDELLEELRKKDVFKVADVEFAIMESDGAVNVLLTRENQPLTPKHLGIKVAPERETQAVIMDGKILDEPLDTINLSRSWLQDQLEKQNLTVENVFLGQVDSYGELTVDLYADSVQVQQPQDKPQLYALLKKCEADLELFSLSTQNKEAKQLYGQCSEQMQRLLQRLKPFIQS
- a CDS encoding AraC family transcriptional regulator, with protein sequence MTYPKELKEYPQLEENTYPFRLFFNHCPDAKPEQNILFLHWHEHFEIIIMREGRAIFHVDSKPYEAGPGDVLMVPSGGLHVGYSLQRGDISYVSIVFHASLFKDLSQDTQHELFVAPYLSNLYQFPVNPARQNPVCADYYHVLERIIDEAEAKEPAYQLVIKNLLHLYFTLLSRTFPPRQMNDRGHSINRERFKPLLALLESHVDQQMTLESAARFVNLNLFHFCKTFKKLTGRTFVDYVNQCRMNEAQRLLLETGLSITEISGRVGCDNPNYFTKLYKQYKGQTPSQARKKQHR
- a CDS encoding HAMP domain-containing sensor histidine kinase, yielding MGIQKRLVGSYLIVICLTVLILEIILIFSVRYYYFHNIEQTLMNQAELSASFYQQYFDEEDLEEQSGRLLKGFTSYSNAQVQVINSAGQLLQDSNGMQGDTNLKDYIDIQAAIEGQPGSWRGKDPATGEVILAVSYPLLNQSSTVGEVRFITSLTETINTVNQITILLIGAGLLVIGVVTLPGLFLSWTITRSIKDLKQAADRMTGGNFNIRVQKRYNDELGSLADTFNMMASQISKSEQLKNDFIASVSHELRTPLTSIKGWVITMKAGGAGNLSLFHEGLDIIEAESDRLTHMVDELLDFSKLDNGRITIQPASVDVAGLLKHICRQLTPRATRQGVRLEMSIEENLPVIQADGNRLKQVMINLIDNSLKFTHAPGHILISARTDSGKVIVAVTDTGPGIAAADLDHVRQKFYKADQQAAGSGLGLAIAEQIIKLHHGELRISSTLGKGTMVEIDLPMNSGAILTIS
- a CDS encoding sugar phosphate isomerase/epimerase, with translation MQDTLRIGTLVGGGDALRVIPQIAPHGFESFSLTFWQSTGATDLADTAARVRELAAEHNFVISTVGIFGNPLTGTGDNADTLASWERLIDHAHLFGTDMVSGFTGRLPGVSIDESIPKFAEVFGELAKRAAERGLRIAFENCSMGGNWQSGDWNIAHNPTAWEKMFNSVNADNLGLEWEPCHQMVQLIDPIPQLRKWTDKIFHVHGKDATIAWDIIKEYGIHGPDEYVWHRTPGFGDTNWTDVISILRQAGYKGTIDIEGWHDPVYRDELEMTGQVHALNYLKQCRGGSFVPNPL
- a CDS encoding DUF1657 domain-containing protein, which translates into the protein MTVASQVKTCVASLKSAQASLEQFAMETQNEEAKTLFTNAAEQTQQIVEQVEGRVTQLEKEEPQYRGF
- a CDS encoding response regulator transcription factor; the protein is MDTIDRNHVLIVEDEDNIRRFISINLANSGFTVSEAAFGSEAMHSFETNQPDVIVLDIMLPDTNGFEVCRKLREKDPGVIIIFLTARGQDLDKIHGLEIGADDYIVKPFNPLELVARIKAILRRTEAAGKPQRMVLHAGPIRLDLNSNKVFKHDDSIELTPKEFLLMKAFLEHPDTALSRNELMNLVWGEDYVGDPKTVDVHVRKLREKIEEDASNPHWLETIWGLGYRFRKDG
- a CDS encoding Gfo/Idh/MocA family oxidoreductase; its protein translation is MNAEYRIVVAGCGAMANEWISYVLKHAGMEIAALVDIRLESAEAMAAKHGLSCPVFTEVSRAIAESGANLVFDVTVPSSHFAIASTALEAGCHVFTEKPLAETMAQCNEIVNIAEQTGLSHAVMQNRRYDPRIRSLRELITAGTIGRTGYISAEFFLAPHFGGFREAMDSPLLLDMAIHTFDQARFISGADPLSVYCQEFNPPGSWYAGNAAAVCIFEMSDGSVFCYQGSWCAEGAPTSWEAAWRIQGERGAAIWDGRGQPYAEVITGGADSGQFLRDYERVEGAEVQMEETFHHGCLAEMFRSLAEQRPAETDCRDNRYSMAMVLGALESARRGVKLDIAEFMQIIIR
- a CDS encoding Gfo/Idh/MocA family oxidoreductase, which translates into the protein MKQLRIGMIGYKFMGKAHSNAYRTLPMFFPQALKPQMSAICGRNEEAVQAAAGQLGWSESVTDWRDLIARDDIDLIDINAPSNAHKEIALAAAAAGKHIFCEKPLALNLADSREMLAAAEAAGIAHMVGFNYRFSPAVRLAKRLIESGRLGTIYHFRAWFLQDWILDPEFPLVWRLQKEVAGSGSHGDLGAHLIDLAHFLVGDVQEVIGMSETFVKERPLAEAMTGLSAKASKDAPRGPVTVDDATLFLARFAGGALGSFEATRFAAGHRSTNSFEINGSLGSVKFDFERMNELEVYLTSDDEDVQGFRRVLATDPAHDYAEAWWPPGHTIGFEHTFIHEMLELSQAIEEGRQPQPNFRDGVNCQAVLEAVDRSIAERRWVQISEM